Proteins from one Ahaetulla prasina isolate Xishuangbanna chromosome 2, ASM2864084v1, whole genome shotgun sequence genomic window:
- the GPR173 gene encoding probable G-protein coupled receptor 173, which produces MASANETEEGHGSAPSTASTYAKLLLLGFIICVSLAGNLSLSLLVLKERGLHKAPYYFLLDLCLADVIRSAVCFPFVLVSIRHGSAWTYSVLSCKIVAFMAVLFCFHAAFLLFCISVTRYMAVAHHRFYAKRMTFWTCIAVICMVWTLSVAMAFPPVFDVGTYKFIREEDQCIFEHRYFKANDTLGFMLMLAVLIFATHVVYIKLLLFEYRHRKMKPVQMVPAISQNWTFHGPGATGQAAANWIAGFGRGPMPPTLLGIRQNAHAANRRLLGMEEFKAEKKLGRMFYVITLLFLVLWSPYIVACYWRVFVKACSIPHRYLSTAVWMSFAQAAVNPIVCFLLNKDLKKGLIAHIPCWRTEPELPREPYCVM; this is translated from the coding sequence ATGGCCAGTGCCAATGAGACTGAAGAGGGCCATGGCTCAGCACCCAGTACAGCTTCCACTTATGCCAAGCTACTACTCCTGGGCTTCATCATCTGTGTGAGTCTAGCAGGGAATCTGTCTCTTTCGCTGCTGGTGTTGAAAGAGCGTGGTCTCCACAAGGCCCCCTATTACTTCTTACTGGATCTGTGCCTGGCTGATGTGATCCGCTCAGCTGTTTGCTTTCCTTTTGTTCTCGTCTCTATCCGCCATGGCTCTGCTTGGACCTACAGTGTACTGAGCTGCAAGATCGTGGCCTTCATGGCTGTTCTCTTCTGTTTCCATGCTGCCTTTCTCCTCTTCTGCATCAGCGTCACTCGCTATATGGCTGTGGCTCACCACCGCTTCTATGCCAAACGCATGACTTTCTGGACGTGCATTGCTGTCATCTGCATGGTGTGGACTTTGTCAGTGGCTATGGCCTTTCCACCCGTCTTTGATGTTGGGACCTACAAGTTCATTCGTGAGGAAGACCAGTGCATCTTTGAGCACCGCTACTTCAAAGCCAATGACACCCTAGGCTTCATGCTGATGCTAGCCGTGCTGATCTTTGCCAcccatgtggtttatataaagcTACTGCTCTTTGAGTACCGCCATCGTAAGATGAAGCCTGTCCAAATGGTTCCAGCTATCAGCCAGAACTGGACGTTCCATGGACCTGGAGCCACTGGACAAGCTGCAGCCAATTGGATTGCTGGCTTTGGCCGTGGTCCCATGCCTCCTACATTGTTGGGCATACGGCAGAACGCCCATGCTGCCAATCGGCGATTGCTGGGCATGGAAGAATTCAAGGCTGAGAAGAAGCTAGGCAGGATGTTCTACGTCATCACTTTGCTCTTCTTGGTGCTCTGGTCACCCTACATTGTGGCCTGCTATTGGAGGGTATTTGTCAAAGCCTGTAGCATCCCCCATCGCTACCTCTCCACAGCCGTTTGGATGAGTTTTGCCCAAGCTGCTGTCAATCCCATAGTTTGCTTTCTACTCAACAAAGACCTCAAGAAAGGCTTGATTGCCCACATTCCCTGCTGGAGGACAGAGCCTGAATTGCCCAGAGAGCCTTACTGTGTGATGTGA